One window from the genome of Spirosoma rhododendri encodes:
- a CDS encoding SusD/RagB family nutrient-binding outer membrane lipoprotein: protein MKKRLIATTLLVGALQVACTDTFDALNTDPTRATAGSFDANLLLPSIQYSHVNANSGYNGPILFQAGWVQVLASTSSGGVNYYTNADKYVISSNTNDYLQRTWNLDYQAASYAYEMDQLTKGQASRSNLNNIAVIMQALTVSNISDVYGDVPYTQALQAKAGTTTPAYDTQQSIYASVLSRLDAATAALSTSGDVPTNDAFAYGGNIAQWKKFGYSLMLKLAMRMTKADPTMAKTYAEKAAAGGVFASTADDAYVVADNSKGYGNSNGQALTTPGDIYQVRWSKTMIDYLKANSDPRLSIVAEIPASGLATNQTADIAGNSTPSAQLGLPNGYDLNGGATDISKAPNYPGATGSGNDVAALGNYSRPTAMYRNRNAPLFVLTYAETELLLAEAATRGFAVSGTAAQHYKNGLVAGVQSLSRYGVTVDASAASTYADAHPLVASTALKQINEQIWATTGLLMNFMESWNNWKRSGYPALTPVNYTGNFSNGQIPRRQPYPTGEATLNTNSYRAALGNLTGGDTWISRVYWDKQ from the coding sequence ATGAAGAAACGCTTAATCGCGACAACCTTGCTCGTCGGTGCGTTGCAGGTTGCCTGTACAGATACTTTTGATGCACTAAATACCGACCCGACCCGGGCAACGGCTGGTAGCTTCGATGCAAACCTGTTACTGCCAAGTATTCAATATTCGCACGTTAACGCCAATTCGGGCTATAACGGACCGATTCTGTTTCAAGCGGGCTGGGTACAGGTGCTGGCGTCGACCAGTTCGGGTGGTGTTAACTATTATACCAACGCCGACAAGTACGTTATTTCCAGCAACACCAACGACTATCTCCAGCGTACCTGGAACCTGGACTATCAGGCAGCCAGCTATGCCTACGAGATGGATCAGCTGACGAAGGGACAAGCTTCCCGGTCGAACCTGAATAACATTGCCGTCATCATGCAGGCGCTAACAGTGTCTAACATCTCTGACGTATACGGCGATGTGCCATACACCCAGGCGTTGCAGGCTAAAGCGGGTACGACTACACCTGCCTATGACACACAGCAGAGCATCTACGCATCGGTACTGAGCCGGCTTGATGCCGCTACGGCTGCCCTGAGTACGAGCGGAGATGTGCCAACGAATGATGCGTTTGCGTACGGCGGTAATATCGCGCAGTGGAAAAAGTTCGGTTACTCGCTGATGCTGAAGCTGGCTATGCGCATGACGAAAGCTGACCCGACGATGGCAAAAACATATGCGGAGAAAGCTGCCGCCGGTGGTGTGTTCGCCAGTACGGCTGACGATGCGTATGTAGTGGCTGATAACTCGAAAGGCTATGGTAACAGCAATGGCCAGGCCCTGACGACTCCCGGCGACATATACCAGGTTCGCTGGAGCAAAACTATGATCGATTACCTGAAAGCAAACAGCGATCCCCGGCTTAGTATCGTAGCCGAGATCCCTGCCAGTGGCCTGGCAACGAATCAAACGGCCGACATTGCCGGGAACTCGACGCCATCTGCCCAACTAGGTTTACCGAATGGTTATGACCTGAACGGGGGCGCTACGGATATCAGCAAAGCCCCGAACTATCCAGGAGCAACCGGATCAGGTAACGATGTAGCTGCACTTGGTAACTACTCGCGTCCGACGGCTATGTACCGGAATCGTAATGCGCCACTGTTCGTCCTGACGTATGCAGAAACCGAACTGCTGCTGGCCGAGGCTGCTACGCGTGGTTTCGCAGTAAGTGGTACGGCTGCTCAGCACTACAAAAATGGACTGGTTGCCGGTGTACAGTCGTTGAGTCGGTACGGTGTTACTGTAGATGCCAGTGCAGCGTCGACCTATGCTGATGCACACCCGTTGGTAGCCTCTACAGCACTAAAGCAGATCAACGAGCAGATCTGGGCAACGACGGGCCTGTTGATGAACTTCATGGAAAGCTGGAACAACTGGAAGCGGTCGGGTTATCCGGCACTGACGCCGGTTAACTACACCGGCAACTTCTCGAACGGTCAGATTCCGCGTCGGCAACCGTATCCAACCGGCGAAGCCACGTTGAATACAAACAGTTATCGTGCAGCACTGGGTAACCTGACAGGTGGCGACACCTGGATCTCACGCGTTTATTGGGATAAACAGTAA